Sequence from the Malaciobacter pacificus genome:
CACTCTTGAGTTTTATAGGTGGTGTTATTTTAACATCTTTATTTTTTTATTTTTTTAACTAAAGGAGTCGAAAATGGTGATGCAAATTAAACCAAGTTTTTTAAACGCACAGCTAATAATTTTGGATGAGATTGAAACTTTAAATATCAATATCAAAAAAGTAGAAGAGTGTAAAAAACCAAATATAAAAAGACAAAAAGACTTACTAAATACGTTATCAAACATAAAAAAATATTTAGAGAGCTCTTTAAATCCGACTCAAAAAAAATTAAATATGGTAGAGCGATTACCTCTACTATATTTGCAAATACAAAAGATAGGAGTTTCCCGTGATTAAAAATATTAATATGCAAAAACTAAAAATAAATATAGGTATTGCAGTAGTTATCGTTTTAGCTATTACTTTTGTGATTAGTTTTAATCATATTATCTCTAATCCAACTTCAATGTTTAGCAAAATAAACGAGGAAAACTATCAAAAATTAACGAATATAAAGTTCATGCAAGATTTTGAAGATGGGATCGAAGCAGTAGCAAGATTAAAAGTTTCAATTGCAAATGTAAACGATCCAAGTGAGTTACAAATAAAAATAGAGAGCCTTAATTATTGGCAAGATTTTGTCTTAAAAAATAAAAAGAAATATGAGCTATTAAAAGGAGTTCAAAAATGAGTTTAACACAAAAATTAGCCTTAACATGGCTTACAACATTTGATAAGTCATTGTTTCTGTTCAGAAGTCTTAAAGGATTAAATACAATTTTCAGATATTCATTTTATATATCTCTTGTATTAGCTCTATGTTTTGTAATACTTAAATTTGAAGCAATAATTAATATTAGAGCTTATGATATTCCTATCTTTATTCAAAACTTACTAATTGTTTTAGGTTTAGGGGTAAAGTTTTTAACTATTATTTTTACAATTGGTATTTTCTCGTATGAGTCAATTTATAATTTAGATATAAATAAATATCTGAAAGAGCAAAAACAAAAAGAAGAATTTATCAAAAAAAAGAAACTGCAAAAATTTAGACTTAGAAATATGAATATCCTATTGAGAGTAGTTATTTATTTAGGTATTTGGTGTTTTTTATATCTATTATTTGAGGATATTCTAATCAGTTCATTTTTTAGTGTTTATGGTGAGACTCCAAGTAAAGAGATTTATATTAAATTCTTGATTGATTATGATTTAACGATTAAGTACTTTACAGCTATTTATCTTATATCTATTACCATTTTAGATTATTTTGTAAGAAAAAAAATAAAAGCTAAAAATCAAAAGTTTCCTCAGGAAACAAAAACTAATACAGGAGAATAAGATGAAATACTTTTATTCACTTATTCTATTTTTATTTTTTAGCAATTTTTCTTATGCATTCACAGAAATTAATACTTCAACGGTGCAAGAAGATTATAAAAAAGGGAATATGGATAAATATAAATACGATAATTTATCTTATTTCAATACCAGTGCTTTAATAAGCCAAAAAATCATCAATAAAGAGGATGAGCTAGAGAGATTTATTCCTGATACTTTATCAATATATGATATTAAGACACACGTTACTTGTAGCTTTGTTGGTGATGAGTACACAGCTACTATTTATAGTATGGATCTAGCAAACGGTAATGTTACTTGTATGATCTCTAAAAAAGGTGATTTATATAACCCTTTAGGTTTATTTCAAACTCATTATCCAAATATGAAAAAAGCTTATGAGTTAGACCTAAAAAAAGCAGAACAAGCAAAACAGAGTGAAATTGCAGCAGCTGATTTACAATTTTCACCCTTGAAAAAGATTAAAGATAATATTAATACATCAACTACAACAAATCAAACAGGACAGTATTTAACTATCCCTGAGTTATTAACAGCAGCAATTTTGACTGATACAGATATTATTGATGTGCAAGCAACTCAATCTTCTGATAAATTGCAACTAAAAAACAGTTTTGTATCAAAATACTATGATGTAAACAGCAGGGAGTTTATAGACAATAAAGAGTATCTGTTAGCTGATGCAGAAACTATATTCAATGTGTATACGGGTTTATCTGATGTTTCAATGACTTATTTTGTAATCTTAATAGCATTCTTTGCAATATATGGACTTGGTAGCAAAGTTTTATCTCACTTTACTTCTAAGGCAGAAGATAAACAAAACCATGAAAAAGTAACACCATACATTGGTGGAATTATTGCAGGTATTCTTTTCTTCTTTCCAACAGGTTTTAAGGAACAAATCACAAATCAAAATGGTTCAGTAGTAGCAGAATACAACATGATGAAAACTGAATATCAAGAGTGGGAAAAAGCAGGTTATTATTTATTTACTGATTGGGCTGATGCAGCAGCTAAAGTAATTATAGATTCAGAGATGGATGCAATTGTTGAAAAATCTGGAGTTACTACTAAAGATCAAATAATACAAAATCAAGCATTAATAACTCAGTATTTATCTTTAGCTAATACTAACAATAAACTATGGCATTTATGTAGGAACGAGATGTATAACTATTCAGGATTGTTTAATAGTGATGGAAAACATCAATATTCAAAAGATCCTAATCAACCATTTCCACTTAACGAGAAATGGGCGTACGTAAATTCTAAATTAGGTTCTAATACTTCAAGTTTATACTATTCAGTTAAAGATGGTGAAGTAAAAGGCGATAGTGCATACTCACCCAATGTTTTACAAA
This genomic interval carries:
- a CDS encoding interferon alpha-inducible IFI6/IFI27 family protein produces the protein MKYFYSLILFLFFSNFSYAFTEINTSTVQEDYKKGNMDKYKYDNLSYFNTSALISQKIINKEDELERFIPDTLSIYDIKTHVTCSFVGDEYTATIYSMDLANGNVTCMISKKGDLYNPLGLFQTHYPNMKKAYELDLKKAEQAKQSEIAAADLQFSPLKKIKDNINTSTTTNQTGQYLTIPELLTAAILTDTDIIDVQATQSSDKLQLKNSFVSKYYDVNSREFIDNKEYLLADAETIFNVYTGLSDVSMTYFVILIAFFAIYGLGSKVLSHFTSKAEDKQNHEKVTPYIGGIIAGILFFFPTGFKEQITNQNGSVVAEYNMMKTEYQEWEKAGYYLFTDWADAAAKVIIDSEMDAIVEKSGVTTKDQIIQNQALITQYLSLANTNNKLWHLCRNEMYNYSGLFNSDGKHQYSKDPNQPFPLNEKWAYVNSKLGSNTSSLYYSVKDGEVKGDSAYSPNVLQKVNSTNPLDSYYPEYSLSACGNVYYEHQKNSNKLKDLISKQDQLTGTGLNSANKIPQLEGLVKFQYELYRDWGYLAVLGLPVTKLQTEYIGGLYETRRSEVLDKLNDQVKEDSWGTHMIMSSIPYMFLPGAGSVYKIVEDNSVKIAAAIGTTSGTIAGGGFASWFTGAIGAATGVIAGVAAKSAIALAFAYKAAQTVLGITPIVGIVIIGLLRFVIIMVKIFSFHFASLFMMPIMFARENIQAIARFTMKIFATMLELPIFVLSVWLAITASSLIHTIGDVFGKKIIMGMLENNALQQSNFIYSWIDKMKIYFFDGFIEISVAIFSIIIIYKIIVSLHSTLFEIIEVQGSKELDNAIESMKNESTGWGSRM